In the Drosophila gunungcola strain Sukarami unplaced genomic scaffold, Dgunungcola_SK_2 000001F, whole genome shotgun sequence genome, one interval contains:
- the LOC128262496 gene encoding probable cytochrome P450 6t1, whose amino-acid sequence MIAIIFCIIVAFGLIVLLPVVVCGLLLGLVIVWLWQRRHFRHWRRLGVPFIPATPFVGNVWKLLRGGCCFGDQFRELYESAEAEGRAFVGIHVLHNHALLIRDPALIKRIMVEDFGQFSSRFETTDPVCDTMGSQNLFFSKYETWRETHRIFAPFFAVGKVRQMYGLLESIGQKLEEHMEEKLMGGDSVELEVKQLCALFTTDIIASLAFGIEAHSLQNPEAEFRRMCVEVNDPRPKRLLHLFTMFFFPRLSRRVRTHLYSDEYERFMRQSMDYVLAQREESGEKRNDLIDIFLQLKRTESSESIVHRPDFFVAQASFLLLAGFDTSSSTITFALYELAKKPAIQSRLREEIHEALKSNDQKFSCDTVTGLVYLRQVVDEVLRLYPPTAFLDRCCNSREGYDLSSWNCGSPFKLRAGMPVYISVLGLHRNAQYWPNPDVFDPERFSAEQRQQHHPMTYLPFGAGPRGCIGTLLGQLEIKVGLLHILKNFRVELCDRTLPVMKFDPKAFVLAAHNGTYLRFVRNPL is encoded by the exons ATGATtgcaataatattttgtattattgtggCTTTTGGATTAATAGTCCTCCTCCCGGTGGTCGTCTGTGGATTGCTACTTGGATTGGTGATCGTTTGGCTTTGGCAACGACGTCATTTTAGACACTGGCGACGTTTGGGCGTTCCCTTTATCCCGGCCACGCCCTTTGTGGGAAATGTGTGGAAACTGTTGCGTGGCGGGTGCTGCTTTGGCGATCAGTTCCGGGAGCTTTACGAGAGTGCGGAGGCTGAAGGCCGGGCCTTCGTGGGAATCCACGTCCTGCACAATCATGCGCTGCTCATTCGAGATCCGGCTCTGATCAAGCGCATCATGGTGGAGGATTTTGGCCAGTTCTCAAGCCGCTTTGAGACCACAGATCCCGTGTGCGACACAATGGGTTCCCAGAACCTGTTCTTCTCCAAATACGAGACATGGCGCGAGACGCACAGGATCTTTGCACCATTCTTTGCTGTCGGAAAGGTGCGTCAGATGTACGGCCTTCTGGAGAGCATTGGACAGAAGCTCGAGGAGCATATGGAGGAGAAGCTAATGGGAGGGGATAGTGTGGAGCTGGAGGTCAAGCAATTGTGCGCCCTCTTCACCACGGACATTATTGCATCACTGGCTTTTGGCATTGAGGCACATAGTCTGCAAAATCCGGAGGCGGAGTTCCGTCGCATGTGCGTCGAGGTCAACGATCCGCGACCGAAGCGCCTGTTGCACCTCTTCACCATGTTCTTCTTTCCGCGATTATCGCGACGGGTTCGCACTCATCTGTACTCGGATGAGTATGAACGTTTTATGCGCCAGTCCATGGACTATGTACTGGCCCAACGCGAGGAAAGTGGTGAAAAGCGCAACGATTTGATCGACATATTTCTGCAGCTAAAGCGTACCGAGTCGTCGGAGAGCATAGTCCATCGTCCGGATTTCTTTGTGGCCCAGGCTTCTTTTCTGCTTTTGGCCGGCTTTGACACCTCATCGTCTACCATTACCTTCGCCCTATATGAGTTGGCCAAAAAGCCAGCGATTCAAAGCCGATTGCGGGAGGAGATTCACGAGGCCTTAAAGTCCAATGATCAGAAGTTTAGTTGCGACACGGTCACCGGTTTGGTATACCTGCGACAGGTGGTGGACGAAGTGCTAAGGCTATATCCGCCGACGGCATTCCTGGACCGATGCTGCAATTCCCGCGAAGGCTACGATCTCTCATCGTGGAACTGTGGTTCGCCGTTTAAATTGCGAGCAGGCATGCCCGTATACATATCAGTATTGGGACTGCATCGCAATGCACAG TATTGGCCAAATCCCGATGTCTTCGATCCGGAACGCTTCTCGGCCGAGCAACGACAGCAGCACCATCCCATGACGTATCTGCCCTTTGGCGCTGGTCCCAGGGGCTGCATTGGGACACTACTAGGTCAGTTGGAGATCAAAGTTGGACTGTTGCACATTCTGAAAAACTTTCGGGTCGAGCTCTGCGATAGGACTTTGCCGGTAATGAAATTCGATCCCAAGGCCTTTGTCCTGGCTGCTCATAATGGAACCTACCTGCGTTTTGTTAGAAATCCtctttga